A region of Brevundimonas sp. NIBR10 DNA encodes the following proteins:
- a CDS encoding efflux transporter outer membrane subunit, with protein MTRLPSFKALLSVGVAGLTLAACAVGPKAPDTVIPPAASGAFISAPGSTAVTAAEARDDWWRLYADPVLDGLIAQAFAENNQLEAAEANLRAVRASLSEARAGRFPTTGLSGSATRSQGSAATSPTGTQLPEADTYSVGLDASYEIDLFGRVGSSIRAARADADAQAAALDVIRVSVAAETARAYADACSANAQIAVAERTLALQQNTADLTQRLLEGGAGTGLDTARAQAALAQTRATLPSLRASRDGAVYRLATLTGRTPVEASEAARSCARPPQLTQPIPIGDGAALLARRPDVRQAERALAAAAARVNVATASLYPTISLGGSFGSTALDAGELGDDENFRFSFGPLISWSFPNIAVARARIAQTGALTEAALATFDQTVLSALQETETALTNYANELDRRAALTEARDQAATAARLSRLRFDAGADNFLTVLDSERTLAGADAALAQSDALVTTYQIAVFKALAGGWEA; from the coding sequence ATGACCCGCCTTCCTTCCTTCAAAGCCCTCCTGTCCGTGGGCGTCGCCGGCCTGACCCTGGCGGCGTGCGCGGTCGGGCCGAAGGCGCCTGACACCGTAATCCCCCCCGCCGCGTCGGGCGCCTTCATCAGCGCCCCGGGCTCGACCGCCGTCACCGCCGCCGAGGCGCGCGATGACTGGTGGCGGCTCTATGCCGATCCCGTGCTCGACGGCCTGATCGCCCAGGCCTTCGCCGAGAACAACCAGCTGGAGGCCGCCGAGGCCAATCTTCGCGCCGTCCGCGCCAGCCTATCCGAAGCCCGCGCCGGGCGTTTCCCGACCACCGGCCTCAGCGGCTCGGCGACCCGCAGCCAGGGTTCCGCCGCCACCAGCCCGACCGGCACCCAACTGCCCGAGGCCGACACCTATTCGGTGGGTCTGGATGCCTCCTACGAGATCGACCTGTTCGGCCGCGTGGGGTCCTCGATCCGCGCCGCCCGCGCCGATGCGGACGCGCAGGCCGCGGCCCTCGATGTCATCCGCGTCTCGGTCGCCGCCGAGACCGCGCGCGCCTATGCCGACGCCTGTTCGGCAAATGCCCAGATCGCGGTGGCAGAACGCACCCTGGCCCTGCAACAGAACACCGCCGACCTGACCCAGCGCCTGCTGGAAGGCGGGGCCGGCACCGGTCTGGACACCGCCCGCGCCCAGGCGGCCCTGGCCCAGACCCGTGCCACCCTGCCCTCCCTGCGTGCAAGCCGTGACGGCGCCGTCTATCGCCTGGCCACCCTGACCGGCCGCACCCCGGTCGAGGCGTCGGAGGCCGCCCGGTCCTGCGCCCGGCCGCCGCAACTGACGCAGCCGATCCCGATCGGCGACGGCGCGGCCCTGCTGGCCCGGCGTCCCGATGTGCGTCAGGCGGAGCGCGCGCTCGCAGCTGCCGCCGCGCGGGTCAATGTCGCGACGGCGTCGCTCTATCCGACCATCAGCCTGGGCGGCTCGTTCGGTTCGACGGCGCTGGACGCCGGCGAACTCGGCGACGACGAGAATTTCCGCTTCAGCTTCGGCCCGCTGATTTCCTGGTCCTTCCCCAACATCGCCGTGGCCCGCGCGCGGATCGCCCAGACCGGTGCCCTGACCGAGGCGGCGCTCGCCACCTTCGACCAGACGGTGCTGTCCGCGCTGCAGGAGACCGAGACGGCCCTGACCAACTATGCCAACGAACTGGACCGCCGCGCGGCCCTGACCGAGGCGCGAGATCAGGCGGCGACGGCCGCACGGCTGTCACGGCTGCGGTTCGACGCCGGTGCGGACAATTTCCTGACGGTGCTGGATTCGGAACGCACCCTGGCGGGAGCGGATGCCGCCCTGGCCCAGTCCGATGCCCTGGTCACCACCTACCAGATCGCCGTGTTCAAGGCCCTGGCGGGGGGTTGGGAGGCGTAA